The Candidatus Obscuribacterales bacterium genome segment GCCCCCAACGGTTCCACCGCCACCCACTGGTGATTCAGGAAACGACGCTGCTCAAAATGCAGGTGGGGCCCAGTGGAATTGCCCGTACTGCCCACCTGCCCCAGCAAGGCACCACCCTCAACGCGCTGCCCTGGCTCCACCGAAATTTTAGATAGGTGGGCATAGAGCGTCTGCTGGGAGGAGCCGTGATCTACCACCACCGTCAACCCATAGCCTCCCATCCAGCCCGCCGACTGCACCTGTCCGGCTGCCGCAGCCAAAACGGGTGTGCCCTCCGGTGCGCCAAAGTCTACGCCGTCATGGAAGCGGCGATCGCCCGTGATGGGGTGAATGCGCCAACCAAAGGACGAGGTGACCGGCGCGTCGATGGCCAAGGGAAATCGCCAGGTTCCTGCCGCTAGTCGCCCGAGGGGAGAGTTGGGGGCGATCGCTCCTGAGGCGGTGACCTTAGCAGCGGGATAGAGAACTTTGGTGGTAGTGAATTTGGGAAAGGGGCAGGCGGCAGACGAACCGTCATCCCCCCGCCGATTGCGCTGCAGACGTTCCGCCATGCGCTGGGCCAGGCTGGGAATGGGTACCGCCTGAGGCGATCGCCCGCAGGTATTTTGGATGCGCACCATGGGTTCCGAGTCGGGGACGCGATCGCTCGACTGGGCCACAACCTTAGCCAAACCACTGCCCTGCCGCCACTGATCCACCGGTTGCGGTGCAGGCATGGCTACAGGGCGATCATAGGAGGAAACAACCGGTGCAGGTTCCGAGGTTGGCAACGGGGCAGGCGCTTCCCTGGGTTCCTCAACGGTGGGGAGGGGCGATCGCTCCTGCCGATCCTGGATGGGCTCATCCTCCACAGGATCCTCTACCTCAACCGCTGGCTCCTCAGCCTGCTCCTGAACCTCCACCTCCAGCTTCTCCACCGGGGAAAATTCTTGATACACCTCTCCCTCAGGGGGCACAATCCCCGTTCCCATCGACTCGAACTCTGATATCTGCCCCGGATAAACGGGAACGGGCTCTGGGGGAGCCTCTGGTACGCTCTGACCGTGGGCCGTTGCCCCTTGTCCTACGCCCCAAGCGATCGCGGTCAACGTGCAAGCCGTAACCTGTGAAGCACGCATATCCTCGTCTATCTCCGATGCAAGCTGCTTCCTTCCTACATTCCATGCAGCTCATGATCAGGATGAGAGAGCAGACCCTCACCCCAACCCATCTCCCAGAACGGTAGAGGGGCTTTGAAATTTAGTGCCTACACTCACTCTCTTACTCCCCTTCTCCCCTTGTGGGAGAAGGGGCTGGGGGATGAGGGGAAAGGGTGGCGCAGCTTATCAAGGGCGATCGCTCCTGAACAAACGCAACTCGAAGACCTTCACCCCAAACTCCTTTCCCAATCCGGTAGAGGAGCTTTGAAAACCCTACACCGGACGGGTGAATTTCAGTTTAATGCCGCCGCTATTGCCCAGCTTGCCACCATTGCCGACGATGCTGATCTGACCCTCGGCACTAATATCCACCGACAGTTCCACTTCATCGAGGCGTAACCCTGTGGTAGTTTCGGCTTGGCTGAACAGGTCATTGACGATCGCCAACATACTTTCCATCTGGGCTTTCACAAGCTGCGCATCAATCGATACCCGCTTGCGGCGCGTGACGGTGATTTTCTC includes the following:
- a CDS encoding tetratricopeptide repeat protein encodes the protein MRASQVTACTLTAIAWGVGQGATAHGQSVPEAPPEPVPVYPGQISEFESMGTGIVPPEGEVYQEFSPVEKLEVEVQEQAEEPAVEVEDPVEDEPIQDRQERSPLPTVEEPREAPAPLPTSEPAPVVSSYDRPVAMPAPQPVDQWRQGSGLAKVVAQSSDRVPDSEPMVRIQNTCGRSPQAVPIPSLAQRMAERLQRNRRGDDGSSAACPFPKFTTTKVLYPAAKVTASGAIAPNSPLGRLAAGTWRFPLAIDAPVTSSFGWRIHPITGDRRFHDGVDFGAPEGTPVLAAAAGQVQSAGWMGGYGLTVVVDHGSSQQTLYAHLSKISVEPGQRVEGGALLGQVGSTGNSTGPHLHFEQRRFLNHQWVAVEPLGADRADSANGVELPGSETVVLAAATSGMDAAVQTLPTVRVAATPTSLAPCKDSCGEASTLQAVALPSLPPLPEVPDGSFLPSTTPVVELSQAPQPLADRDSQSFVGWLEDCQALIDQGDYGQALATCDRAISINPRNAEAWLSRGRLLMSLGRYPEAIAALTYVLHHEPNSSQVLTDRCSAYARHGNVISAVRDCDRALELNQEWGDRSPALAYQHRGLLYLQAGDYHQAIADFNQILAQDPDHSLALTYRCRGELGLGQTETALASCDRALELDRQWGDTSPALAWYHRGLVLTQLERPTDALAAYDQAIALEPGQASLWTHRGLLLERLDRFDAAL